TAATATACGGAAACACTTCACTGTTGTTTAAAAGAACATGTAAGTGCGCCTCATCTCGTTCTTTTTCTTCAACAGATATTAGTGTTGCAACCGATAAAGAACCGGAAAGCTTGCCTTGGTCCTTCAGAAGACCGGCAGTTGTGCAACTCTTTCTACAAAATTCTGCGCAGAATTCTACAGATCCttctttcaaatatatttcgGCTACAACCTTCCGGAAAATAACGGTTTCAAACATAACTTTTCAACACTTTGTTGAAACGTTCGAACGCATACATCCATCTATAAAAAACTGGACCACACAAACGCAATTCTTTCACCAAGCGGGCTATTAAATGTATCATTATATCAAAAAAAGAGGGCAGGAATATTTATTCAAGTTCGCACAAGGTTAGTACCACATCAGCTTGAAATTTATCAAGCTTTGATACATCTACAACTTTGATGCACAAAGTGTTGAAGGAAAAACAGAGTCTTATTATGGTAACTCTAACATTTTTCGGGAGTACAGAACGAATTGCAACTGGGAGGAGCTGTTGAAGGAGTATATGGTAGTGATGAGACTTCATACCATATATTTTTAAGTCGGCCATAGATACACAATTTTTGATATTCTATGAATGTCCATATGGCAGCTTCATCGACGAGAGTGATTTCaacacttttcttttttctgctTTTGTTAGAGTAAAAGAGGAAGGCGGCAGATAAGTTCTTTTTTCACGTGCTTCTAGAGCTAAATCAGGCCTGACCCCCATGTCCATCATATCAAGACGAGACGCCTCACTATCCTTGGACTTGAACTTCAAATTCAGTAACGTCCCAACTAGACTATCACACACATTTTTTTCAATGTGCATAACATCGAGACAGTGACGGACATGATGGAACTTCCAgtattctaactaaaaaaaaaactgaCTTCTTCTTCCAAGCACATCCTCCTTCTTTGACTTCTTTACTTCCATTCCAAAACTAAAGTTAATTTTTTTGCGCTAACACGTCTTGTCCAGAAAGGGGTTGCCTTGGCTGCCTAAACTCTTGTTCACCATTAAAGGTTGTCTTCTTCCTCCGGTATGGATGATGCCTAGGCAAATACCGACGATGACCTTGATAACATATTTTCCTACTAAAAGGTAAGTATTTAGCTATGGTATCATCACCACATACTGGACATGCCAAATAACCATTGTTGACACAGCCAGACAAATTTCCATATGCCGGAAAATCATTTATCGTCCACAACAAAATTGCCCTTAACGCGAATAAAGATTTTGTGTGGGCATCGTATACATTCGGTTCGCCTTCATCCCAAAGCTTTTTTAAATCATCCACCAACAGTTGTAAGAATACATCAATGTTGTTACCTGGTTCATGTGGACCGGAAACTAATGTAGTTAACATCATGAACTTCCTTTTCATATATAACCACGGAGGAAGATTATATGTCACCAATACTACCGGCCAACAAGTATAACGATTGGTTAGACCATTGTTATGCGGGTTGATACCATCGGCTGGCAAAGCTAACCAAAGATTTCTTGGCTCATTACCGAAGGTTGGTCACCTGTAATCGACACTCCGCTAAGAAGGTGAGTCAGCAGGATGGCGCATCTGGCCATCCTGAATTCCTCCCTTGGAATGCCAAGTCAATAATTCAGCCGTCGAATGAGATTTAAACATCCGTTTAAATCTCGGAATGATCGGAAAGTACCACGAAACTTTCGCCGGAATTTTATGCCTTACTTTGCCATCCTTCCCCACCTTCCAGCGAGATAGATGGCACTTCGGACACTCTGAAGAATACTGATGTACACCCCTGTAGAGAACACATTCATTGGGACACGCGTGGAATTTTACATACTCGAGGCCTAAATTTGATAAAGTTTTCTTAGCTTCATATGCGTTTACAGGCAAGACATTATTTTGAGGAAGCAAGGACCCAACTGTAGACAAGAGATCATTGAAGGCGCTATCACTAACCCCAAATCTCGctttccaattttgtaatttcaaCACAGAATCTAATTTGGTGTAGTCACTGCCCTCAAATAGAGGTTGTTGAGCATCAACAACAAACCTCTTAAATTCGTGCGAGTCCTTATCGTAATCACCACCCCCCGAATTACCCGACAGATTATTGTATGTTGCTTCACAAACCCCAGCAGCTTCTGAAGCAGCAGCCAGAACATCCGATGCAGCTTCAAAGGCGTATTGGAATACATCTACATTCTGCTCCCCTTCATCAGGGGGCAGTGTGCTATCACCACATGACCTAATAGGCTTGGCTCTGTGCCAAATCCAATCGATATACCCCAAACTAAAGCCATTTTCATAGATGTGACCCCTAATTTTTTTGaccggaaatttcttgaaattgaCGCATTTGGAGCAGGGGCAAGGTATTTTTTTGGGATTTTCACAATTTTGCTCGGCATAAA
This genomic window from Daucus carota subsp. sativus chromosome 7, DH1 v3.0, whole genome shotgun sequence contains:
- the LOC108194662 gene encoding uncharacterized protein LOC108194662, producing the protein MEKDWISKDRDSLEYKIGVEKFLIYAEQNCENPKKIPCPCSKCVNFKKFPVKKIRGHIYENGFSLGYIDWIWHRAKPIRSCGDSTLPPDEGEQNVDVFQYAFEAASDVLAAASEAAGVCEATYNNLSGNSGGGDYDKDSHEFKRFVVDAQQPLFEGSDYTKLDSVLKLQNWKARFGVSDSAFNDLLSTVGSLLPQNNVLPVNAYEAKKTLSNLGLEYVKFHACPNECVLYRGVHQYSSECPKCHLSRWKVGKDGKVRHKIPAKVSWYFPIIPRFKRMFKSHSTAELLTWHSKGGIQDGQMRHPADSPS